The Uruburuella testudinis genome window below encodes:
- the recC gene encoding exodeoxyribonuclease V subunit gamma, whose protein sequence is MLYLHQSDRLENLARVFAGLQQLMPLENPLAPEEIVVQSQGMRRYLNTYLARELGVAANLKFSLPAGLTWRLMRECLPGIPELSPFAPEVMRWRLLGLFQSEAFQTASEYRTAHTALQSYLNSSESAAYQLSGQLADIFDQYLVYRPQWITAWQQGQLIGLGDDEIWQAALWRFLDDGSGHALHRVAMWQQLLDALSADKLPERLFVFGIATLAPMYLQLLQAVAEHCDVHIFALNPSSEYWGNVIEAAQILNSSDDIDLSQSGHPLLASLGKQGRDFFDALAEAPITEEHSYFSEPLQTASLLKRLQHDIQTLSLPDAAQSALLHDGSIRIHAAHSPLRELQILKDQLLAILAEHPDWQPHDIAVLTPNIEPYSPYIEAVFGQAQGGAQALPYSVSDVKLSRRQPLLYALEQTLELLESRFEVDRLLPLLDSDLVLARFELSREDLPLLHDTIAALNIHWGLDGDMRRRHGAANTLFTWQQGLERLVLGWLLPESSNPVWQNLSAWHSDPNQIAVFSRFSALIRTLAELYHSWQQPADISAWCERVRKLLAALFLPGTDDQHALQQIEQALARWQAEAELAAFAGNLPQHTAIRHLQHFLSSQSQAGFLRGGITFCSMVPMRSLPFKVICLLGLNDGNFPRNTKAAAFDLIARHPQKGDRARRDDDRYLFLEAIISAREILYLSYVGRSISNDDELAPSALLSELIDTLAAMSGQRSSILAADLVQQHPLQAFSHRYFAPSARSDGLISSRSDYAAALNRPAAAGSTFFHAPLTEAAATAAIRQEDFIRFWRNPVRSWLQHTLSWREPYTDEAWDAAEPFAPLHNGRITEAYTRARRLNHDFTRTAQRLNAESLLPEGELGRLWQQQFQTAAKSLDSQLLHSPAQPPYAYTLTLGGHTLHGSLSQRHRHGLIYFLNEKPSAPEELAYQLQHLIFCAVRPPETDAYHSHLLLPGHTETLPAIPQASARAQLQQWLAYFHLGQTRPLPFFARTSSATAKALLDNPADKRENAQQKARNEYRGNKKSTGQRDYTEVKLVFGRDEHEPIDTPLFWNLVEDLLLPLLHSLHTDNTGQPQTDHAPTHNKV, encoded by the coding sequence ATGCTCTATCTGCACCAATCCGACCGCTTGGAAAATCTTGCCCGTGTCTTCGCCGGGCTGCAACAGCTGATGCCGCTTGAAAACCCCTTGGCACCTGAAGAAATCGTGGTGCAGAGCCAAGGCATGCGCCGTTATTTAAACACTTATCTGGCGCGTGAATTGGGCGTGGCGGCCAATCTCAAATTCAGCCTGCCGGCCGGGCTGACTTGGCGGCTGATGCGCGAGTGCCTGCCCGGCATTCCCGAGCTGAGCCCGTTTGCGCCCGAAGTGATGCGCTGGCGGCTGCTGGGTCTGTTTCAAAGCGAAGCCTTTCAGACGGCCTCTGAATACCGCACCGCCCATACCGCCCTGCAAAGCTATCTGAACAGCAGCGAATCGGCGGCTTATCAGCTTTCGGGGCAACTGGCCGATATTTTCGACCAATACCTGGTTTACCGGCCGCAATGGATTACGGCCTGGCAGCAAGGGCAGCTCATCGGCTTGGGGGATGATGAAATCTGGCAAGCCGCATTGTGGCGCTTTCTCGACGACGGCAGCGGCCACGCCCTGCACCGTGTCGCCATGTGGCAGCAGCTGCTTGACGCACTCAGCGCCGACAAGCTGCCCGAGCGTTTGTTTGTGTTCGGCATCGCCACCCTGGCGCCGATGTATCTGCAATTGCTGCAAGCCGTTGCCGAGCATTGCGACGTGCACATTTTTGCGCTCAATCCCAGCAGCGAATATTGGGGCAACGTAATTGAAGCGGCGCAGATTTTAAACAGCAGCGACGATATCGACCTCAGCCAGAGCGGCCACCCGCTGCTGGCTTCGTTGGGCAAACAAGGGCGCGATTTTTTCGATGCGTTGGCCGAAGCGCCGATTACCGAAGAACACAGCTATTTCAGCGAGCCGCTTCAGACGGCCTCATTATTGAAACGGCTGCAACACGACATTCAAACCCTTTCCCTGCCCGATGCCGCACAAAGTGCCCTGCTGCACGACGGCTCCATCCGCATTCATGCCGCCCACAGCCCCCTGCGCGAATTGCAGATATTGAAAGACCAACTGCTCGCCATATTGGCCGAACACCCCGATTGGCAGCCGCACGATATCGCCGTCCTCACCCCCAATATCGAGCCTTACAGCCCCTATATCGAAGCCGTGTTCGGGCAGGCTCAAGGCGGCGCACAGGCTTTGCCGTATTCTGTTTCCGACGTCAAACTCAGCCGCCGCCAGCCGCTTTTATACGCGCTCGAACAAACACTGGAGCTGTTGGAAAGCCGTTTTGAAGTCGACCGGCTGCTGCCCCTGCTCGACAGCGATTTGGTGCTGGCACGCTTTGAACTGAGCCGCGAAGACCTGCCGCTTTTGCACGACACCATAGCCGCACTCAACATACATTGGGGGCTCGACGGCGACATGCGCCGCCGCCACGGCGCCGCCAATACCTTGTTTACCTGGCAGCAAGGGCTGGAACGGCTGGTGCTGGGCTGGCTGCTGCCCGAAAGCAGCAACCCCGTGTGGCAAAACCTCAGCGCCTGGCACAGCGACCCCAACCAAATCGCCGTATTCAGCCGTTTCAGCGCCCTCATCCGCACCTTGGCCGAGCTTTACCACAGTTGGCAGCAGCCCGCCGATATCAGCGCCTGGTGCGAGCGTGTGCGCAAACTGCTGGCCGCCCTCTTCCTGCCCGGCACCGACGACCAACACGCACTGCAACAAATCGAGCAAGCCCTCGCCCGATGGCAGGCAGAAGCCGAGTTGGCCGCATTCGCAGGCAACCTGCCGCAACACACCGCCATCCGGCATCTGCAACATTTTCTCAGCAGCCAGAGCCAGGCCGGCTTTTTACGCGGCGGCATCACCTTTTGCAGCATGGTGCCGATGCGCAGCCTGCCGTTTAAAGTCATTTGCCTGCTGGGGCTGAACGACGGCAATTTTCCGCGCAACACCAAAGCCGCCGCCTTCGACCTTATCGCCCGCCACCCGCAAAAAGGCGACCGCGCCCGCCGCGACGACGACCGCTACCTATTTCTCGAAGCCATCATCAGCGCCCGCGAAATCCTGTATTTATCTTATGTAGGGCGCAGCATCAGCAACGACGACGAGCTGGCGCCCTCCGCCCTGCTGAGCGAGCTTATCGACACCCTCGCCGCCATGAGCGGGCAACGCAGCAGCATACTGGCCGCCGATTTGGTGCAACAACACCCGTTGCAAGCCTTTTCACACCGCTATTTTGCACCCTCTGCCCGTTCAGACGGCCTCATCAGCAGCCGCAGCGATTATGCAGCAGCACTCAACCGGCCCGCAGCAGCCGGCAGCACTTTTTTCCACGCACCGCTCACCGAAGCCGCCGCCACCGCAGCAATCCGGCAAGAAGACTTTATCCGCTTTTGGCGCAACCCTGTGCGCAGCTGGCTGCAACACACCCTGAGCTGGCGCGAGCCCTACACCGATGAAGCCTGGGATGCCGCCGAACCGTTTGCCCCATTGCACAACGGCCGTATCACCGAAGCCTACACCCGCGCCCGCCGTCTGAATCACGACTTCACCCGCACCGCGCAACGCCTGAATGCCGAAAGCCTGTTGCCCGAAGGCGAACTCGGCCGCCTGTGGCAGCAGCAGTTTCAAACCGCTGCAAAATCACTCGACAGCCAACTGCTGCACAGCCCCGCACAGCCGCCCTATGCCTACACCCTCACCCTTGGCGGCCACACCCTGCACGGCAGCCTGAGCCAACGCCACCGGCACGGCCTGATTTATTTTCTCAACGAAAAACCTTCCGCACCCGAAGAGCTCGCCTATCAGTTGCAACACCTGATTTTCTGCGCCGTCAGGCCGCCTGAAACCGATGCTTACCACAGCCACCTGCTGCTGCCCGGCCACACCGAAACCCTGCCCGCCATCCCGCAGGCATCCGCACGGGCGCAACTGCAACAATGGCTGGCCTACTTCCACCTCGGCCAAACCCGCCCGCTGCCCTTTTTCGCCAGAACCTCATCAGCCACCGCCAAAGCATTGCTCGACAACCCAGCCGACAAACGCGAAAACGCACAACAAAAAGCACGCAACGAATACCGCGGCAACAAAAAAAGCACCGGCCAGCGCGACTATACCGAAGTCAAACTGGTATTCGGCCGCGACGAACACGAACCGATCGACACCCCGCTGTTTTGGAACCTCGTGGAAGATTTACTGCTGCCTCTGCTGCATTCGCTGCACACAGACAACACCGGCCAACCACAAACCGACCATGCGCCAACGCACAATAAAGTTTGA